In [Mycobacterium] stephanolepidis, the genomic window ACTGGAATGACGGTCGCGACACCCCACGGCGCGGACCCACCGACAACAACCTGTCGGTGGGTCCGGCCATACTGGGCAGCGTGAGCACTGTCGGCCATTGCTTCTTCGGCACCGCCATTGGCACCTGCGCCATCGCGTGGAGCGACACGGGCATCGTTGCGTTGCAGCTGCCCGAGCACGACGATGCGGCCACCCTGGCCAGGATTCGGCGTCCCGCGGGAAGCGAGCTGGTGCCGCCGCCCTTCGTGGCCGAGGCCATCGACGGCCTGAAGCGTGTCCTTGCCGGTGAGGACGACGATCTGCAGTGGGTTCAACTGGACCTTGGCGGCATCACCGATTTCGATCGCGAGGTCTACGCGGTAACAAGGGCCATCGGCCCCAGCTCGACCCGCAGCTACGGCGAGGTGGCAGCAGCCGTCGGTGCACCGGGTGCAGCGCAGGCCGTCGGACAGTCGTTGGGCCGCAATCCGATTCCGCTCCTTGTCCCCTGCCATCGCGTGCTGGCCGCCGATCACAGCCTGCATGGTTTCTCCGCCTACGGCGGTGTCGTCACCAAGCGCGAACTGCTCAGACTCGAACACACCCCGGGTTTCGACGACCCGACACTGTTCTGACGCGAAAGCCACCCTGCGGGTCTACGCTCTAGCGCATCAAGCTCCGGCCAAACGCATCGGGAGACCTCATGACCGGTTTGTATGTAGCTGCACTTCTCATCGGAATCGTCGCGGGCCTGCGCGCGATGACCCCACTTGCCGTTTTGAGCTGGGCAGCGTTCGCCAAATGTCTTCTGGTGGAGGGTACCTGGGCATCGTTCTTGGCAAGCCTGATCTTCGCCATCATCGCCACGGTGCTGGCCGTCGGCGAGATCGTCAACGACAAGCTACCCAAGACGCCGAGCCGCAAGGCGCCGCCCGCGTTCGCGGCACGGGTGGTGCTGGGCGCCTTCTACGGGGCGGTGTTCGGCACCCTGGCGGGCGGCACCTCTCCCGGACTCATCATCGGTCTACTGCTCGGTGCGATCGGTGCGGTGGTCGGCACCCTGGGCGGCGCCTGGGCGCGGGGCAAGCTGGCCGAGACCTTCGGTAAGGACCTGCCCGCCGCACTGACCGAGGATGCGATCACGGTTGCGGCGGCCGTGGCGATCACCCTGGTGCTTGCCACGTGAGCACACATTTTGACGCCGTCGTCGTAGGCGCCGGCCAGGCCGGCCCGTCCTTGGCCGCCCGCCTACGCGGCGCGGGGATGACGGTGGCGATCATGGAACGCCACCTGTTCGGCGGCACCTGCGTAAACACGGGCTGCCGCCCCACCAAGGCGCTCGTCGCCAGCGCACATGCCGCCCATATGGCACGCGACGCCGCGCGGTGGGGCGTCGTCGTCGACGGCGCGGTGAGCATGGACATGTCCCGTGCGCGCGAACGCAAGGACTCGGTGATCCTGCCGTCCCGTAATGGCGGCGAGAAATGGCTCAAGGACCTGGGCTGCACGATCTACCACGAGCACGCACGCTTCATCTCCCCCACCGAGCTCGCCGTGGGCGACGAAATCATCTCCGCCGACAAGGTGTTTCTGAACGTCGGCGGCCGGGCGGTAGTGCCGGACTGGCCCGGTGTCGACGATGTTCCGCTGTTGACCAACAGCTCACTCATCGAATACGACGGCATCCCCGAACATCTCGTCGTCATCGGCGGCAGCTATGTCGGGCTGGAATTCGCGCAGATCTATCGCCGGTTCGGCAGCCAGGTCACCGTGGTGCACCGCGGGCCACGGCTCGTGGAACGTGAAGACCCCGACGCCTCGGCGATCATCCAGGAAGTCCTGGAACGTGAGGGAATCTCCTTCCGGCTCAATGCCTCCTGCATCAGCCTGTCCCGCACAGACGATGGAGTCGGAGTCGGTGTCGACTGCACACAGGGTCCGCCCGAAGTGGTCGGCTCTCATGTGCTTGTCGCGGTCGGGCGTCGGCCCAACACCGACGATTTGGGCCTGGAGAACGCCGGCGTGACCACTGACGATCGTGGATACATCACGGTCGACGACCAGCTGCGCACCAATGTTCCGGGCATCTGGGCCCTGGGCGACTGCAACGGCCGCGGGGCATTCACACACACCTCGTACAACGACTTCGAGATCGTGGCGGCGAATCTGCTCGACGACGATCCGCGACGGGTCACCGACAGGCTGCCCTGCTATGCCCTGTACACCGATCCGCCGCTGGGCCGCGTCGGCATGACCGAGACGCAGGCACGTAGCTCGGGACACTCCGTACTCGTCGGCCGCAAGCCGATGAGTCAGGTCGGCCGTGCCCTCGAAAAGGGCGAGACCGACGGCTACATGCAGGTTTTGGTCGATGCCGATACCGATCTCATCCTGGGCGCGACCATCCTCGGGGTGGGCGGCGACGAGGTGGTGCACTGTCTGCTCGACACCATGCAGTACGGGGTGCCCGCGCGACAACTTCAGCGCACCGTGCACATCCATCCCACGGTCGCGGAGTTCTTGCCGACGATTCTGGGTGATCTCCAACCGCTCACTTGATCTCAAGTAAGCATGAGGTCATAGCGTGGCGTCATAAAGATTCGCGATGTACTGATCACCGCCACTGACGTACCCGCTGCCGCACGTTTCTACGCCGAAACCCTGGAATTGCCGGTACAACTCGACCAGGATCGCGCCACGGTCCGCATCGGGAGCAGCACTCTGACGATGATTCCGGGACCGGCGTATCACGGGGCGCATCACATCGCCTTCACGATCCCCGCCGCAAGCCTGCCGGCCGCTAAGGAGTGGCTCTCGGAGCGAGTCTCCTTACAGACCGACAACCAATGGCATGACGAATTCGACTGCGCACCCCATTGGCAGGCCCGCAGCATCTACTTCACCGGTCCCGACAATGCTGTCCTCGAACTCATCGAACGCAACATCCTCGACAACCGCGTCGATCGTCCATTCGGTGTCGGCGATATCCGCGCAATCAGCGAGGTCGGCTTCGGGGTCTCGGATGTGCTGGAGACTCAGCGACTCCTACGCGACAAGCTGGGCCTGCTGCCGTTCGGCGAACCCGCACCGGGTTTCGGCCCGGTGGGCGACCACGACGGCCTATTCATCCTGGTGCCTTCCGACGTCACCTGGCGCCCGGAGAATCGGCTCTCACCTGCTGCGGCGCCCACCGTGGTGACCGCGGATGTACCCACCGCACTGGAGATCGGCGAGCACTGGCTGATTCAACCGCTAGGAGCGTGAATCGCGCCAGGCCAGCGGAGCATCGAGTACCGAGAGGTCGTAATCTTTGTCGGCATCGATCCCCACGGTGAACAACCTCGCACCCACCTCCGCATAGGCGTCGGCCTCCGCGGCCGTCAACCCGCGTGCGGGATCCAACCCCCAGCTCGTCGAACGCTCGATGTCGTTGTGGTCACGCCCGATTCGTTCGGCCTCGGCGATCAGGATGTCGTTCTTGCGACGATAGGTGTCCACATCGGCGAACGCATGCCAGATATGGGCGTGCCGAGCCACCAGCGGAATGGTGCGCTTCTCTCCGCCGCCACCTATCAAGATCGGGATGGGACGCACCGGCGCAGGCAGCAACTGACCCAACCGGCTCTCGATGCGTTCGAGGCTCTCCTCGAACAGATCGAATCGAGAACCCGCCGTACCGAACTCGTATCCGTAGGTGGTGTAGTCCCTTTCGTACCAGCCGGCGCCGACCCCGAGAATCAGCCGACCGTCGCTGATGTGATCGACGGTGCGGGCCATATCGGCCAGCAGATCGGGATTGCGATAGCCCACCCCCGTCACGAGCAGCCCGATCTCGGCCCGCGACGTGACCTCGGCCCACGAACCCAGGGCGGTCCAGCCCTCGAAATTGTTGACGTCGGGCTGCACCTCGTCGAGTACCACTCCGGCACTGCTGAGGGCGCCTGCGGGCCAATGGAAGTGGTCATAGCCGAAGATGACGTCCACGCCCTTGTCCTCGGCACGCAGCACGGCGTCGCGCCACTGCTTGTAGTTCTGCGCCTTTGCGGGGCGCAGTTGAATTCCGATGCGTATGCGTCCGGTCACATCGCAGTGCAATTAATCGATCGCCGCCGCTATTCCCCGCCGCTTACGCTGCCGCCATGGAACGCGTGAACATTTCGTCGGGCGGCGAATGGGAAGCAGCGGTCGGGTACTCGCGTGCGGTGCGGGTCGGCCCACACGTAGCCGTCGCGGGCACCACGGCGGCGCGTCAGGGCCAAGCGCCTGTCGGCGGTGACGACATCGCCGAACAGACCCGCGAGGCGCTGCGCCGGGTCGAGGCGGCACTTAGCCAGGCGGGCGTCACGCTGGGCGATGTCATACGGACCCGCATCTTCGTCACCGATATCGGGCGGTGGCGTGAGGTCGGTTTGGCCCACGGCGAGTTTTTCGGCGATATCCGTCCGGCGGCCACCATGGTCGAGGTGTCGGCGCTCATCGATCCGGCGCTACTGGTCGAGATCGAGGCCGACGCCATCGCGCACTAAAATTGGTCAGACCACTAGACCTCTTACCAATCGCGGTGCTACCGTGACGGCATGGCACTGCAGCCGATCGCCCGGCAGTCGATACCCGATGAGATATTCAGTCAGCTCGCGGCACAGGTCCTCACCGGTGACCGCACCCCGGGTGACACATTGCCCAGCGAGCGCGCACTTGCCGAAGCCCTCGGGGTGTCTCGCACCGCGGTCCGCGAAGCGTTGGGCCGTCTGGAGCGCTCGGGCCTGATTCACATCCGTCAGGGCGGGTCCACGGTGATCCGGGATTACCGCAGCGACGCCGGCTTCGACGTGCTGCCGCTACTGCTCGCCTACGGCGGAGATGTGGATCGCCGCACGCTGGCGAGCGTCATCGAAGCCCGGGCCATTATCGGCCCTCAGGTGGCACGCTTGGCCGCACAACGATCTCACCAGAGCCCCGGTGTCGCAGATCGACTGCGCGCAATGACCGTCGACCTGGAATCGGAAAACGATCCGCTGCAACGAATGTGGCAAGCGCTCGGATTCTGGGAGCTGGTCATCGACACCGCCGACTCGATTGCCTTCCGGCTGGTGTTCAACACCATGCGCGACTCCTATGTGCGGGCGCTGGACGTCCTCGTCAACGTGATGGCCGCCGAAGTCGGCGACATCGGCCACTACCGCGCACTCGCCGAAGCCATTGCCGCGCAAGATCCTGACGCCGCGCAAGAGGCCGCCGTTGCAATGCTTGCCTTGGGCACCAAGGCCTTTGACGAACTCCTGGAGGAACTCATGGACGAATCGGAGAACCAGAAATGACCCGTACCGCACGAAAGTCGATGACTCTGCGCGATGCCCTTGTCGAATTCGTCAAGCACCCCACCCCATGGATGCTTGTTGTATGGTCCGCCGCACTATTGGGCGCCCGACTCTCCATCGGCGGTTGGACCATCGCCGATGCCATCACACCCGTTGTGCTGGTGGCCATCTCCCCCGTCGCCGAGTGGCTGATCCACGTCGGGATACTGCATTGGCGCCCACGCTCGGTGGGACCGGTGAAAATCGACTCGCGGCTCGCTCGTGATCACCGCCTGCATCATCAGGATCCGCGGGACATCCCGCTGGTGTTCATCCCCTGGCCAAGTCTGGTCGTGGTGATCATCGGACTGACCCTAGCCGCGTTCTTTGCGTTCCCGCGCACGGAACTTGGACTCACCTTCGCACTCACGGTGGCATTGTTCCTGGTGTTCTACGAGTGGACGCATTACCTCGTCCACACCGACTACAAACCGCGTCACGCGATCTATCGCGCGGTCTGGCGAAACCACCGGTACCACCACTTCAAGAATGAGAACTACTGGTTTACCGTCACCAGTTCGGGAACCGCCGACCGCCTACTCGGAACCTATCCGGATCCACAACAGGTGCAGTCTTCCCCGACGGTACGAAATCTGCACGCGTCCAGCATCACTGGCTAGCTTCCGGCGTCTGGCCCATAGCTGGCACCCGAGTAGCCAGTCTGTTGATGATCTAGCGCATCAGGGTGATTTCGCGGCCGACTACCCGAATTGGTCACCACGAAGAAGCCCAACCCGACAACCAGCAGCACTGCCACCGTCACTATGACGATGACAGCGGTCATCACGCCTCAGCCCGCTCCGGCCGTAATGCGAAGTAGCGCAGCTTCTTTCCAAATGCGATCTGAAGTTCCCGCCGACCTCCGCGACGCACGAGGGCGATCCGGCGAAGACCCTCGGCGACCTCGCGATCCATCATCCAGTCGCGCAGCCGCGGCAGCTCGTAGCTGTATATGCGAAACTCTTTGGCGTCACACAGCGCGCAGCATCTCATGGAGTGCAGGCGCGCGTATTGCTCGAATTCGTACTCCCAGTTGGGCAGTTCAGCGAGCCACGGCACCGCATTGGCGACGTCGAAACGCCGCTTGCTCCGCAGTTGCACACCGGCGGTCAGCGCCGTGTACTCGTCGAAACCCGACGGGGCATTACCGGCAAGCAGATCCGACAGCACCGACAGTTGACGGCGCCGCAAGACCTCGCGGTTGTCAAGCATGAACAACACCGGCCTTGATCGCCTGGCGGACCACCGAAAGGTCGGCGCTCACGCTGGCTTCGTCGATCGATCCATCGCGTTCGATGAGCACGCCCAGGCCGCGACCCGAGGTGAGCACCACGAGCTCGGTGAGCAGATCCGCCACCGGGTCGATGATGGTGTCGGAGTGGGTATCCCAGTACAGGTCACCCTCGAACCGGCCACCGGCGATGTGCACGTACGCGACACGCTCAAGGGGGAAACGGCGCAGCAGCGCGATGGGATCGGTGCCCGAGGCCACCGCCGTCGCGTACAGGTTGGGCACGTCGAGCACCAGCCAACAGCCGGTGCGCCGGGACAGCTCCCGCAGGTAGTCGGCCTCGCTCAGCTCGTTCTCGGGCCACTGCAAGGTGGTGGCCACATTCTCCAGCGCCAACGGCACACCGAGGTCGTCTTGCACTCGGGAAACGTTGTCCACCAACACATCCAAAGCCAATGTGGTGCGCGGCGGAGCCACCAGGTGCCCCGCTTCGAGCACACCGTGCTGGCCCCCACTTTCAAAGCCTGCCCGTACGAACGCCACATGCTCGCTGACCATCGGAGCATCAAGTTCCGCGGCCAGGGCCGCCAGGTGCTTGACGCGCTTGGCATCGGGCAGATCGGCTCCGGCAAGACCCAATGACACGCCGTGCGGCACGACGACGGTGCCCGCCTCACGAAGGCGCATCAGTTCGACGGGCAGCGCTCCGGGACGAAAGTTCTCGGCGACGATCTCGGTGAAGGCGAGGCTCAGGGTGTCGTCCGTGACGGCTCCCTGGTTGAACATCGCAGCAAGCTCTGGGCGCCACGAGGCGCCGACCGCGGGCTCATCGGCCAGCACGGTCTTAAGCGGGTGATTTGAAGAGGCCACCGCGGTTACCCCCTTATCTCAAGACCGACGAACTACGCCAGTCTAGCTACCACGTTGATAGCTTAGGAAGTGCTTAGGTGCCAGCGGCTCAAAAAAGCCATCCGATCCCGGCCGGAAGTTCGCCACGGAAGTAACTGCGGCGATCGGCAGCGGTCCGTACAGATGAGGGAACAGCATCGATTCGGGGTCGCTCGGCACGCCCGGTTCCCAACGTACCGGAGAGTCAAGCAGATTCAGGGCAACAGACAATACGACCAGATCACACCTTCCGCGATACAAGCGGTTGGCCGGAAGGTGAACCTGGTATGGCTCGGAAAGGTGAATAAATCCCGTTTCGGCCAGTGACGTGGGCCGATGCTCCCCCTCTTCACCCGCCAAAGCCCACTCCTCGACGGAACAGATGTGAACGAGTTCGGGTTCACCCGGCGGCATCGACTGCATCACACCAGCCTGCCTCAACGCTGTAACGCCCTCGACGTGAGCCGCGACACACCGGACACACGCGGGGAACAACCGAAACCCCCCAAACGTCTGACAAAGTACATACATAGGCGCCGAGCGGTTAACCGGACCGCAAAGCTCAGGAGAGATACGGAGGAGCCATGAACGCAACTCTGACCAGTCCAGAGCTGACGAAGGCTGACCGCTGCGATCGTTGCGGTGCGGCTGCTCGAGTCCGCGCCACACTCCCGTCGGGAGCGCAGCTGCTCTTTTGCCAGCACCATGCCAATGAGCACTCCGAGAAGCTGAGCGCGATGTCGGCGGTGCTGTACATCAGCGGTCCGGACGAGGATTAGTCACCGCGGTTTCACCCCCGGTAAGTACTGCTGACCATCCCATCAGGAATGCTGGTGTGGCCATGAGTGATAAGCCACGCCATGTCTCGTTCGGTCGAGACGTCCTGCACGTAATGCGCCGCACGGCCGTAAAGAGTTGGGACGACTCGATTTTCGCGCAGTCGGCGCAGGCCGCCTTCTGGCAGGTCTTGTCGCTGCCGCCGCTGCTTTTGGGCATCCTGGGGAGCCTGACGTTCGTCGGGCCGCTGTTCGGACCGGACACGCTGCCCGAGATTCAGGAGCGAATCCTGCGGGTGGCCAACAGTGTTTTCAGCAAGAGCGTGGTCACCGAGATCATCGAGCCCACCATCATCGACATCATGCGCGACGGGCGCGGCGAGGTGGTGTCCATCGGATTCGTCATCTCGCTGTGGGCAGGGTCCTCGGCGATTTCGAGCTTCGTGGACTCCGTCGTCGAGGCGCACGACCAGACACCGCTGCGCCATCCCGTGCGCCAGCGGTTCTTTGCGCTGGGCCTGTACGTCGCCGCGCTGGCGATGGCGGTGGTGACCTTGCCGGTCATCGCCCTCGGACCCAAGCGGATCGCCGAGGTGGTACCCGACTCGTGGAATGCGCTGCTGCGTTATGGCTACTTCCCGCTGTTCGGCATCGCGTTGGTGGCCCTGGTGACGCTGCTGTACCGGGTATCCCTACCGCGGCCGCTTCCTTCGCATCGGCTGTGGATCGGTGCGCTGCTGGCGGTGACGTTCTTCGTGATCGCCAGCCTGGGGCTGCGGTTCTACCTGAACTGGATCACCCGCACCGGATACACCTATGGCGCGCTGGCCACGCCCATCGCGTTCTTGCTGTTCGCGTTCATGCTCGGATTCGCGATCGTGCTGGGCGCCGAACTGAATGCCGCGATCGAGGAGAACTGGCCGGCCGGGGCCACCCACGCCCGGCAGCTCCGGGAATGGCTGAGCCCCCAAAATGGTGAGAACACCGCCCCGAGCAGCCCTGATGAGGCGGCTCCGGACAAGGCCCCCGAAGGCTGCTAGTCCTTTTTCATCATTTCGTAGATGCGCTTGCAGTCGGGGCACACCGGCGAGCCGGGCTTGGCCGACTTGGTGACGGGAAAAACTTCACCGCACAGCGCGACCACATGGTTTCCCATGACCGCGCTCTCCACGATCTTGTCCTTCTTGACGTAGTGAAAGACCTTCGGCCTGTCACTGTCGGTGCTCTCGTCGACGGTGGTGTCCGGACGCTCGAGCGTCTGCGTGTCCATCCCTACATTGTGACATCCTGGAGATATGAGAAAAGAGCTGTCGTTCGATGACGACGGCCACCCTGTACTCATCACAGCGGCCGCGGTCTCGGTCGAAGAACAACACCGCGCCCGGGTACGCCGCTATTTGACGCTGATGGCGTTCCGGATCCCGGCACTACTGGGCGCCGCCTGGGCCTACAGCGTGTGGCACAACGGGTGGATCTCGCTGGCGATCTTGGCGGCATCGATCCCACTGCCCTGGATGGCGGTGCTCATCGCCAACGACCGGCCCGCCCGCAAGGCCGAGGAACCGCGCCGCTACGGGCCCCAGGAACAACGGCACTCGCTGTTTCCCACGGCGGAACGCCGAGCGATTGATCCCGCGCCTCCGCCGCAACCGCACACCCCGCCGGAAGGCTCCGCTGGCCCGTCTTAGGGACAGCTATGTCAATTCTCAGGACATTCTCAGCTGCTAGCTCGAAATCCGCAGGTCAGTGACGGCGCCATTTGGGAACCTCAGGAACTTTCTGGGCCACCCGGGCGTTGCAACTCATGAGACCTACGGATCAACTAGGAGGCAGCGATGGCAAACGCCACGACCCGTCCGGCCCGTACTACTGAGTCCGACGATCTGGACACCCAAAGTCCAGCCGCCGACCTCGTTCGGGTGTATTTGAACGGCATCGGCAAGACTGCTCTGCTCACGGCGGAGGACGAAGTCGAGCTGGCCAAACGGATCGAGGCGGGGTTGTACGCCCAGCACCTTCTGGACACCAAGAAACGCCTCGGCGAGGCCCGCAAGAAGGATCTGGCGGCCATCGTGCGGGAGGGCAGCGCGGCGCGCAGCCATCTGCTGGAAGCCAACCTGCGGCTGGTGGTGTCGCTGGCCAAGCGCTACACCGGACGCGGAATGCCGCTGCTTGACCTCATCCAGGAGGGCAACCTGGGCTTGATCCGTGCGATGGAGAAGTTCGACTACGCCAAGGGATTCAAGTTCTCGACCTACGCCACCTGGTGGATTCGTCAGGCCATCACCCGTGGCATGGCCGATCAGAGCCGCACCATTCGCCTGCCAGTGCACCTGGTGGAACAGGTGAACAAGCTGGCTCGCATCAAGCGCGAGCTGCACCAGCGACTCGGCCGCGAGGCCAGCGACGAGGAATTGGCCGAGGAGTCCGGCATTCCCGTGGAGAAAATCGGGGATTTGCTGGACCACAGCCGGGATCCGGTGAGCCTGGATATGCCCGTGGGCACCGACGAGGAAGCGCCTCTGGGCGACTTCATCGAGGACACCGAGGCCATGTCGGCGGAGAACGCCGTCATCGCCGAGCTCCTGCACTCGGATGTGCGCAGCGTGCTGGCCACTCTCGACGAGCGCGAGCAGCAGGTCATCCGGCTTCGGTATGGGCTCGATGACGGACAGGCCCGCACACTCGACCAGATCGGCAAGCTGTTCGGACTGTCTCGCGAGCGGGTGCGTCAGATCGAGCGCGAAGTCATGACGAAGCTGCGCCACGGCGACCGCGCAGAACGCCTGCGTTCGTACGCGAGCTAGTTGACCTACTACCCTGCCCTCGGGGCGCTGCGTTCTGGAAGCGCAGCGCCCCGATTTGCGTTGTAGATCGGTAGACTAAGCACGACCGTAAGGGGCGAGTGGTGAACGATCTTGTCGATACGACAGAAATGTATCTGCGAACGATCTACGACCTCGAAGAAGAGGGCGTGGTGCCGCTGCGTGCCCGCATCGCCGAAAGG contains:
- a CDS encoding methylated-DNA--[protein]-cysteine S-methyltransferase; amino-acid sequence: MGPAILGSVSTVGHCFFGTAIGTCAIAWSDTGIVALQLPEHDDAATLARIRRPAGSELVPPPFVAEAIDGLKRVLAGEDDDLQWVQLDLGGITDFDREVYAVTRAIGPSSTRSYGEVAAAVGAPGAAQAVGQSLGRNPIPLLVPCHRVLAADHSLHGFSAYGGVVTKRELLRLEHTPGFDDPTLF
- a CDS encoding DUF4126 domain-containing protein gives rise to the protein MTGLYVAALLIGIVAGLRAMTPLAVLSWAAFAKCLLVEGTWASFLASLIFAIIATVLAVGEIVNDKLPKTPSRKAPPAFAARVVLGAFYGAVFGTLAGGTSPGLIIGLLLGAIGAVVGTLGGAWARGKLAETFGKDLPAALTEDAITVAAAVAITLVLAT
- a CDS encoding FAD-containing oxidoreductase, which gives rise to MSTHFDAVVVGAGQAGPSLAARLRGAGMTVAIMERHLFGGTCVNTGCRPTKALVASAHAAHMARDAARWGVVVDGAVSMDMSRARERKDSVILPSRNGGEKWLKDLGCTIYHEHARFISPTELAVGDEIISADKVFLNVGGRAVVPDWPGVDDVPLLTNSSLIEYDGIPEHLVVIGGSYVGLEFAQIYRRFGSQVTVVHRGPRLVEREDPDASAIIQEVLEREGISFRLNASCISLSRTDDGVGVGVDCTQGPPEVVGSHVLVAVGRRPNTDDLGLENAGVTTDDRGYITVDDQLRTNVPGIWALGDCNGRGAFTHTSYNDFEIVAANLLDDDPRRVTDRLPCYALYTDPPLGRVGMTETQARSSGHSVLVGRKPMSQVGRALEKGETDGYMQVLVDADTDLILGATILGVGGDEVVHCLLDTMQYGVPARQLQRTVHIHPTVAEFLPTILGDLQPLT
- a CDS encoding VOC family protein: MKIRDVLITATDVPAAARFYAETLELPVQLDQDRATVRIGSSTLTMIPGPAYHGAHHIAFTIPAASLPAAKEWLSERVSLQTDNQWHDEFDCAPHWQARSIYFTGPDNAVLELIERNILDNRVDRPFGVGDIRAISEVGFGVSDVLETQRLLRDKLGLLPFGEPAPGFGPVGDHDGLFILVPSDVTWRPENRLSPAAAPTVVTADVPTALEIGEHWLIQPLGA
- a CDS encoding LLM class F420-dependent oxidoreductase — translated: MTGRIRIGIQLRPAKAQNYKQWRDAVLRAEDKGVDVIFGYDHFHWPAGALSSAGVVLDEVQPDVNNFEGWTALGSWAEVTSRAEIGLLVTGVGYRNPDLLADMARTVDHISDGRLILGVGAGWYERDYTTYGYEFGTAGSRFDLFEESLERIESRLGQLLPAPVRPIPILIGGGGEKRTIPLVARHAHIWHAFADVDTYRRKNDILIAEAERIGRDHNDIERSTSWGLDPARGLTAAEADAYAEVGARLFTVGIDADKDYDLSVLDAPLAWRDSRS
- a CDS encoding RidA family protein, with the protein product MERVNISSGGEWEAAVGYSRAVRVGPHVAVAGTTAARQGQAPVGGDDIAEQTREALRRVEAALSQAGVTLGDVIRTRIFVTDIGRWREVGLAHGEFFGDIRPAATMVEVSALIDPALLVEIEADAIAH
- a CDS encoding FadR/GntR family transcriptional regulator: MALQPIARQSIPDEIFSQLAAQVLTGDRTPGDTLPSERALAEALGVSRTAVREALGRLERSGLIHIRQGGSTVIRDYRSDAGFDVLPLLLAYGGDVDRRTLASVIEARAIIGPQVARLAAQRSHQSPGVADRLRAMTVDLESENDPLQRMWQALGFWELVIDTADSIAFRLVFNTMRDSYVRALDVLVNVMAAEVGDIGHYRALAEAIAAQDPDAAQEAAVAMLALGTKAFDELLEELMDESENQK
- a CDS encoding sterol desaturase family protein, with product MTRTARKSMTLRDALVEFVKHPTPWMLVVWSAALLGARLSIGGWTIADAITPVVLVAISPVAEWLIHVGILHWRPRSVGPVKIDSRLARDHRLHHQDPRDIPLVFIPWPSLVVVIIGLTLAAFFAFPRTELGLTFALTVALFLVFYEWTHYLVHTDYKPRHAIYRAVWRNHRYHHFKNENYWFTVTSSGTADRLLGTYPDPQQVQSSPTVRNLHASSITG
- a CDS encoding DUF692 domain-containing protein; its protein translation is MASSNHPLKTVLADEPAVGASWRPELAAMFNQGAVTDDTLSLAFTEIVAENFRPGALPVELMRLREAGTVVVPHGVSLGLAGADLPDAKRVKHLAALAAELDAPMVSEHVAFVRAGFESGGQHGVLEAGHLVAPPRTTLALDVLVDNVSRVQDDLGVPLALENVATTLQWPENELSEADYLRELSRRTGCWLVLDVPNLYATAVASGTDPIALLRRFPLERVAYVHIAGGRFEGDLYWDTHSDTIIDPVADLLTELVVLTSGRGLGVLIERDGSIDEASVSADLSVVRQAIKAGVVHA
- a CDS encoding DUF952 domain-containing protein, with the translated sequence MQSMPPGEPELVHICSVEEWALAGEEGEHRPTSLAETGFIHLSEPYQVHLPANRLYRGRCDLVVLSVALNLLDSPVRWEPGVPSDPESMLFPHLYGPLPIAAVTSVANFRPGSDGFFEPLAPKHFLSYQRGS
- a CDS encoding DUF7455 domain-containing protein — protein: MNATLTSPELTKADRCDRCGAAARVRATLPSGAQLLFCQHHANEHSEKLSAMSAVLYISGPDED
- a CDS encoding YihY/virulence factor BrkB family protein, whose product is MSDKPRHVSFGRDVLHVMRRTAVKSWDDSIFAQSAQAAFWQVLSLPPLLLGILGSLTFVGPLFGPDTLPEIQERILRVANSVFSKSVVTEIIEPTIIDIMRDGRGEVVSIGFVISLWAGSSAISSFVDSVVEAHDQTPLRHPVRQRFFALGLYVAALAMAVVTLPVIALGPKRIAEVVPDSWNALLRYGYFPLFGIALVALVTLLYRVSLPRPLPSHRLWIGALLAVTFFVIASLGLRFYLNWITRTGYTYGALATPIAFLLFAFMLGFAIVLGAELNAAIEENWPAGATHARQLREWLSPQNGENTAPSSPDEAAPDKAPEGC
- a CDS encoding DUF3039 domain-containing protein; amino-acid sequence: MDTQTLERPDTTVDESTDSDRPKVFHYVKKDKIVESAVMGNHVVALCGEVFPVTKSAKPGSPVCPDCKRIYEMMKKD
- a CDS encoding DUF3099 domain-containing protein, whose translation is MRKELSFDDDGHPVLITAAAVSVEEQHRARVRRYLTLMAFRIPALLGAAWAYSVWHNGWISLAILAASIPLPWMAVLIANDRPARKAEEPRRYGPQEQRHSLFPTAERRAIDPAPPPQPHTPPEGSAGPS
- a CDS encoding sigma-70 family RNA polymerase sigma factor, producing the protein MANATTRPARTTESDDLDTQSPAADLVRVYLNGIGKTALLTAEDEVELAKRIEAGLYAQHLLDTKKRLGEARKKDLAAIVREGSAARSHLLEANLRLVVSLAKRYTGRGMPLLDLIQEGNLGLIRAMEKFDYAKGFKFSTYATWWIRQAITRGMADQSRTIRLPVHLVEQVNKLARIKRELHQRLGREASDEELAEESGIPVEKIGDLLDHSRDPVSLDMPVGTDEEAPLGDFIEDTEAMSAENAVIAELLHSDVRSVLATLDEREQQVIRLRYGLDDGQARTLDQIGKLFGLSRERVRQIEREVMTKLRHGDRAERLRSYAS